One window of the Sphingobacteriales bacterium genome contains the following:
- the mscL gene encoding large-conductance mechanosensitive channel protein MscL encodes MSFAKEFRSFISRGNVVDMAVGIIIGAAFGKIVSSFVNDVLMPPLGMLIGGMDFTGFKIVLKQAQLDEAGAIVKDAVTLNYGNFIQTTVDFLIIAFAIFLLIKAMNKLRQKEEQKAAEPAAPPAPGKEELLLTEIRDILKNK; translated from the coding sequence ATGAGTTTTGCAAAAGAATTCCGAAGCTTTATTTCGAGAGGCAATGTGGTCGATATGGCAGTCGGTATCATTATTGGTGCTGCCTTTGGAAAAATTGTCTCCAGTTTTGTCAATGATGTATTGATGCCACCTTTGGGTATGCTGATTGGTGGGATGGATTTTACAGGGTTTAAAATTGTGTTAAAGCAGGCACAATTGGATGAAGCCGGAGCCATAGTCAAAGATGCCGTAACCCTGAATTACGGAAATTTCATTCAGACCACTGTTGATTTTCTGATCATTGCTTTTGCCATATTTTTATTAATCAAGGCAATGAACAAACTTAGGCAAAAAGAAGAACAAAAAGCTGCAGAACCTGCTGCTCCACCTGCTCCGGGCAAAGAAGAGCTCTTACTGACTGAAATCAGGGATATCCTCAAAAATAAATAG